Genomic window (Arachis hypogaea cultivar Tifrunner chromosome 13, arahy.Tifrunner.gnm2.J5K5, whole genome shotgun sequence):
TCTTGCATTTGCAATAGCACTGTGAAGTGGCATCAAAGACTCTAAGCTTCCAATAACAGACAGAACCCTTCAAAACCACACCATCATAATTAACACAACTTAACCCCACCAAAATGAGagctttttaattcaaaattattccaaaaaaaaaaaaaaaaacacattttgAGCTCATCTTACTGTAATAAAGGAACAAAATTGAAACTTGAAAGCAAAAGAAACACGGGGAAGCGCAGTGTTGCAATTGTACCTTGAAGCACGAGGAATATGAGTTGAAGAAGGCGAAGAAACCATAAACGGAGTTGAAGATCTCTGAGCGAAGCTTCTAGAACGATTCGCGAGCGTCCTTGATGCCACTCTCACAGCTGATTTACACAGCATTGTGGAAGCCATAGCACACTGCTAAGCTTTTTCTTCTTGTTCCTATCAAACCCTTAAACCCTAAATCAGAAAAATTCCGTACAAAAACCGTAATTGGGCCAACGGCTAGCCCAAACCCAAACAATTCGGGTCATTTAAGTCCGACCCGTTTTTCTTCCAAACTCAGATTGAAACCTATCTTACTTAACTTTCCGGTGGTGGCGCAAACGAAGGAGTGTGTCTCGTTGAAAATGGCGGAAGAGGCGATTCTGGGATACCTCCAACACAACGAGGAGATTAAGGATTCGGGTGAATTTGCAGCTGAGAGAAACATCGACCATAACGAAATCGTCAATGTGATTAAGAGCCTCCACGGTTTTCGATACGTCGATGCTGAGGTAACTCTTTCTGTTCCCATTCTCCGATGGAACTTTCTAGAATGTTCTTCTGACACGTTTGGAGTGAGTTTCAGGACATAAAGAGAGAAACTTGGGTTCTCACGGATGAAGGGAAGACTTACACTGCAACTGGATCACCTGAATTTCAACTCTTCAATGCTATTCCACCAGAGGGTATCCCTAAAGATGAACTTCAGGTTACTCTATCTTAATTTCTGCTAGaaatggtgttagaaattttgcTGCTGACACATACTATGAATctgaagtgttttttttttttttttgttttcttttatttggatATTTGTATTGAGTTGTTATCCTTTTGTAGCGAAGAATTTTGGTTGGGAGAACTAAAAAGGAAGTGTTTTGTGGTTGCAGAAAAAGTTAGATCCATCTGTCTTCAAGATAGGTTGTGCTCAGGCTGCAAAGAACAAATGGGTGGAGATGGGCAAGCAACTTGTAACTAGAAAGGTAAAAGCCATTCCATTCATCTAACTCTGCCCGGAAGTGTCGAGTTGCGAGGACAGGGTTTGAGGCGACGGAGGAGGCTGTATGTTGAATGGCATCCTATTTTGGTTGCAAATGTTATATATTGAGAATTTAGAGTTGCAACAAATTCATTGTtttgcctctctctctctctctctctctcttggagCTCAGTCCATATGTGACTAAAGCCATTAGAGTTTTGGTTTTGGAACCCCTCACTCTCTCTGTCTGAAGCCTTATTTTGCTCAACTAACAAAGTGTGTCTCCAtgcttctttctttaatttttcagttCTATTTTCAGAATTCTGTTTTGTGTGCATATGCATGTAATTGAAATTATTCTGTTGGTGTTCGGACAGTTGTATACTTGCTCAGTCCTTTGAAATGGGAGTAACTTTGCATGTTATGAAACATTTTATGAGCCAATTTATTCCTGCAGGTTCAAAATGTGGATGACAAAGTCAAAGGCCTGCTTCTTCAAATACAGCAGGGACAG
Coding sequences:
- the LOC112736887 gene encoding uncharacterized protein isoform X1 — encoded protein: MASTMLCKSAVRVASRTLANRSRSFAQRSSTPFMVSSPSSTHIPRASRVLSVIGSLESLMPLHSAIANARLTSNIAVDSSCWSLLSRGLEKTL
- the LOC112736887 gene encoding uncharacterized protein isoform X2 translates to MASTMLCKSAVRVASRTLANRSRSFAQRSSTPFMVSSPSSTHIPRASRVLSVIGSLESLMPLHSAIANARLTSNIAVDSSCWSLLSRDFAVPR